The Hermetia illucens chromosome 2, iHerIll2.2.curated.20191125, whole genome shotgun sequence genomic interval GATAGTGAAAATGATGGACCACTGTCTCCTCATTTGCCGCGTGATAAGTCAACAAAGTTTACTTCGTAAACTAAAAAGACGGCAGTGCACACTACAAGAAATAAAATCATACCCAATCTTTGATTTGAAGTCATCCAAACTTTCTTGCTGGATCGTTAACAAATCGAAGGAAAACTTTGATTTGCCTCCCACAGCCTCACGGTTATCAGAGTAGTAAATTAAAATCATCGAATGGATTGGTTTCTAATAAAAGTCACAAGCTAAGCTATCTATGGAGGGTTTACGGTCGATTACTGATTAGATCCTTTTTGGTAATGGTTTTCAAAAAACTGTCTCATCGACGTAAAGTACTTGATGAATCGCGTATACCCCTTcctcaatatatttttattatggcCTCTAAAGTCTGCCGCTTCGATTCAGTCAGCACTTGAAGTCTCGCCTTTTAAGGCAATACTGTAAAGATCTATTCTCAATTTAAATCTATTGAACCAGCCATAAACTTTAAAACTATCTGAATTTGTGTCATGCTCCGTTTTCTTCTTAATGacatcaattttttattttgatcttCTACACAAAACAACTTTCCACTTTTGTTATCATCCTACGTTTCCTCCTTTAGCAGTGCTTGGTGACTAATATCAATGTTAATTTGGTAGAGATTATAGGAAAAAGACAACACACGATCACACAGATcacgtattttgtcaatagatagcgatccttaaacatatcttgtgttgtacttatcacatcgggtcatactatacggcgatttggagacgacaatctgcgctacaagtgtctctttggcagtgttgtgatcgtacgtttcagtctcaagttatagcgcgtcaaagatggagtccaccaagcaagaaattcgtcacattttacgtttttactacctgagaggtaaaaatgcaacgaaagcggccgaaaaaatttgtgaagtttatggacccgatactgtaacgattcgcacagcacagctttggttcgatcgatttcgttctggtgcagtgaatgtcgaaaatacaccccgtactggtaggccaatcgtcgtagaaaccgataaaatcgtggaAATCGTCCAAGTAGATCGGCATGTGAGCACTCGCTCGATTGGTCAGGAACTGATTCCAAAAaaggctggatgtttgggtgcggcAAGAGTTGAGACAAACAAacttcttggaccgaatcaacgcttgcgatgcactgctgaaacggaacgaattcgacccattttcgaagcggatggtgatgaaaagtggatcacgtacgataacctcaagcgaaaaagatcatggTCGAAGTGCGGCGAGCCGAcacaaaccatcgccaagcccggattgagggccaggttttgctgtgtgtttggtgggattggaagggaatcatccactatgagctgctcaactatggccagaccctcaattcagtCCTCTACTgtaagcaactcgaccgtttgaagcaggccagaattggtcaataagaatggtgttctgttccaccaggacaacgctcggcctcacacatctttgatgaccccccAGAAGGTACGGGAGCTCGAATGGGATGTCctacccaccgtatagtccggacctgacaccaagtgattaccatttcTTCCGGTCcgtgcaaaacgctcttggtgctactaagttggcctcaaaagaggcttgcgaaaactggctgtcagatttttttgcaaataaggaggggggttttataaggggggataatgaaatcgccttctaaatagcaacaagtttgcgaacaaaacggcgcatatttgatttAGACCGGATAATtcaaagtatgttaaataaagcgtcaaatttcgatcaccaatacgacatttctttttccccgatCCAATATGTCTTTGGAATTTACTTTTAAGCTGAGCATTTGAAAGAGAGCTTGATACACATTTTCTCCTCTTTGATTTTTCAGGTCATGGTCATCCAATTTCATTATCGTTACACTAAATGATGTGCTAGTGATAAATCTATAGTAACGGAACAAGCATTAAGCTACGACAAACAACCAGAACGCAGTCAGGATTTAATAGCCGAAATAAATCACAaaacaaatttccaaaaaacttACCAATGAAGCACATTACAAGCAAGAATACTGCAATGGCTGCCTGAGCGTTGCCATATTGAAAACTAGGATTACGTTTTCCTGGCGGTAGATGATTTCCGTCAACTAGTATCAATATAGTAGCAAGAATCGATGGAAATCCCCAAGCAACAGCTATCTGTAATTGGTGCAGAATTATTGATTGCAATGTAGACAACAGTTATATTTCTTACCATGTATGGCCACAATTTTAATACAAAGCATAGGCTGCGACATTGCAAAAACAACAATGCTATTGCTAAAATCGCTGTCCAAAGGCGACTACTGTAGGTCCCGACTGTGAATAGAAAGAATTGTGCAAACGTTGCCCATTTGGATGTGCTCTCCACTTTAGACCACAATATTACACCAATACAGCAAAATAACTGAAACAATTCACGgtatttgatttcttttttctaAAGATATTCAAGTATAAATTATTACCTGTGATAGTACTAGAAATGAAGTGATTCTATGTGGCATCAAACGAATTTTCTTGGTTGTTGTAAAAATCAGTAGAACCCAAAAACAAGCAAAAACACCAGTTGCACTAATGTCAAAAGAGAATTGATCCAGTTCATGTATGTAGTCGGCAGGATTTAAGTTCGTGAGTGAAATCATTTTCGCCGAAATGAACATCAATGGAGCACTGATAAAAGTGCAGGCTACCATACTGCTGGCAATCTGTAAAGATTTTTCATATTCTAGTTGAATTTGGTTTCATTAAGCTCATAATGTAGTTCAATTGTTATTCACATGCAAGATTGCATTAGAATTTTTCATGTTGAAATCCACTATATAATATCTctatatatttacataaaacaagttttcattaaTAAATGTTTTGCTTGAAATACatattgtatatacatatacacttaTGATATGATATACTAATTGATTATGCTTTTAGAAAATTCGCCTGATTTTTTGATCCCATTCATAGAAATTTCTTTGCAGAAAGCATTAGGACATTGCACACGCGAGATACGTCATCACTTTCAGTATCCTCTTTTATATGTAGTATTTTTAAGTGAAGGGGTTCTAACAATGCTATTCTTCTGTCAGGAGCATGCATTTTCATTGGAtttagaaaaatgaaagcttgcGCGCCGCAATATTGGTAGCAcgtggtagcattgactcgaatgAGAACCTTGGAATGTTTTGCTTAGGATTTGTTCTCTTGAAAGATATTTTCCTAGACATCTTTTGATTAGAGATACAATTCTCTTCATCTGAATGTTCAAAATACACCGCGTATATGTAAATCATTTATTAAGTAGAATTCATATCTTTGAAATTAACGCTTAATTAAACCCCTAGGTAAAATAAATCATACGTCGGATTGCTATCAACACCATACCTGACATACAGAATCGTTTGCTCTCCAAGTTCCTAAgaagaacatttttttccagCCTATAAATGATCAAAAAGAAATATGGTTCACTTACCAAATCAACATCTAAATTATATTGGGCAGCAATAACAAACGCTCCAGGTGCAGCTGGAAAGGTCCCATATAAAAAGCCAAACGTACTTAATTCTGTAGTCTCCGTAAAATTTCCCCCAGCTTGCATTATGTTCACAGTTTGTCTGGTCACTAAAGGTAAAACTAGCCTGTAGAAGAAACCAAATTATCCCTTGTTTTCTATTCGTAAAAGACCAAAATCACTTACAATTTCACAATAATTAAAATCCCTGGCATTAAAAATCCAGAACCTTTCAATTCACTCCCTTTTCCGACTATTCTTAGGCCTAGAAGGAATAAGGCAGTCGCCGAGAAAGACCTTCCCAACACATCTAGAACACTGGAAATTACTTCTGGTAGGCCATTGGGAAATATTACACCACCGATAACACCCAGTAATGTCATCAACATTATAGGATTGAAAAAGATCGATTCGAATATTTTCACCACAACCATTAGTTTTCCTCGTAATGCACTACGATTTTCGGGATTAGCATCGGGACATATAGGCATGTTATTTCTTTGCTGCGAAATAAAACattaagaagaaaaatattgtaAGAAAAATGAGAATTAATATAATTAAATGTAGTCACTATAACGGTTACATTCATCAGCAAATTACTAGAAATTGAGACTTACTTCAATTGCTTCTTGTCTCTTTTTTTCGATCTCCATCAGTATAAGGCCAATGGGATTCAGAAACGCCAATGATATTGGCGCTAAAATATACAAATACGATGCATACTCCGGATGTATGTTTTTGTAAAGTGCCTCAACTGTAAAAAAGTTggataattttggaaattttagtTTCACATATTTGCCTATtctgtattaattttaattacctATCGGATATCCTATAGCAAAATCATTACTTTGTGTACAAAATATAGCTAAGAGGCCTGCACGTCCATAGTTAATAGGTCTAGCTGCCAGAAGGCTTATCACAATCACAGCAAGAAAAACGACTGATTTCGATATTAAAATCGATAGAAGAAAGTTCCAGTTTACTGTACTCCAATTTAGCTCAACCAATGATTGAAATATAAGAGCTGGTAGTGCAAATGTTCCGACGTAAGTGTTAAGCCCCTTAGTTTCTGCATTCGATATGATTTTTAAGCGACCAGCCAAATATCTGTAATAGCAAAGCGAAAATATGTTAGTTAAATATGTTACAATAGTATGATAAGAAAATAAAGACAACAACAAGAAAATATTTCTGGACGACTGATGTTGTTTAGGAAATTGCTCTCCTTTTAGAGAAGTAGATGAAATCAAACAGAAGGCGAATAGAtctaaacaaattaaaagttaATAATCCTACCATTTCAAGGGCAAAAGGTCGATGAAGCAAGCAAGAAAGGAGAGTTTGCAGGGATACCGAGGGGGAAAACCGAGTCACTTAGCAGAAAACAAAGCTACAGCcgccacttttcaaaaactttgtgatgccgccagagagcatggtgttgacgatgctttaattaagtgcatCCATGCtaagctaacgcagagattgctgtgcgctgaggtggatgtcgatcgctatctgactgcagaagcaacgaagggctgcccccaaggaagtgtactatcgccacttctgctgatcgactcactactatgcgaactgcaaaatttgtcaatacacGCTGAATCGTATGCTGATAACGttgctgtgcttgctgttgatcggggtcttggaacggtgtataggaatatacaacgtaccGTTGATTTGATGGACAGTTGGTGCATCAGACATGTTCttccagttaatccaaataaaaccacaatggtattattcacaaaaaggagaaaactggatggaatttgcctccctgagatcaggggtactacccttcaactctctaaagtgaaatatctgggaattactctagataaaaaacttctttggaacaaccatgtaaaggtaaagatgaaacgagctctcacagcttatgggctgtgcacccggacttttgcctcgacatggcctcatgtggtaatgtggatatacgttaccATCATtgggccgatgttcgtatatgcatccgtagtgtggtgggttaaggtgagacaaaaagattttcactgtaaactagccacactacaaagaactgtgtgtctgagtatcactggtgccatgaccACGACATCCGGCACATCttaatgcactactcaatttgcagcccctggatatatttattcaaagcactgcaatgagagcagctcttagactaattcaattagatctatggggaaacaacggatgtagggggcacagagcattggaagagttactgggaggactgaatttagttcttacaatgccttccgattctcgtgtccccatacatctgtttggtagaagttatgaagttaccctgaagcgtagagagaactgggaaatcccagaggaatgcgtggcgggatatacggaagtcttctacaccgatggttaaAAAAAACAGGGTTctagagccggagtctacctctcaaataaaaacgagaagtgggcctttcctttgggacaatattcaacggtttttcaagcccaagtttatgcgatcctaagggcggcaaactgggtgattgacgagcggttgaagcgcAGGCGcaccgcaatctgcagtgattgccaagctgcattgagggcattgagtagtcctttgatcacgtcgaaaatcgttcaggaatgcagaaaccgtttgaactctatctctagattcaatactactctgggtacctggtcactgtggcgtagagggaaatgaaatctcggatgctttagcgaaagaggggtcaatctcccctatgtcgGCACCGGAACCA includes:
- the LOC119650275 gene encoding integral membrane protein GPR155; the encoded protein is MTNYDSDMISYSNSSSDAEVPPISMDKFYPALVQCFGIIICGYLAGRLKIISNAETKGLNTYVGTFALPALIFQSLVELNWSTVNWNFLLSILISKSVVFLAVIVISLLAARPINYGRAGLLAIFCTQSNDFAIGYPIVEALYKNIHPEYASYLYILAPISLAFLNPIGLILMEIEKKRQEAIEQRNNMPICPDANPENRSALRGKLMVVVKIFESIFFNPIMLMTLLGVIGGVIFPNGLPEVISSVLDVLGRSFSATALFLLGLRIVGKGSELKGSGFLMPGILIIVKLLVLPLVTRQTVNIMQAGGNFTETTELSTFGFLYGTFPAAPGAFVIAAQYNLDVDLIASSMVACTFISAPLMFISAKMISLTNLNPADYIHELDQFSFDISATGVFACFWVLLIFTTTKKIRLMPHRITSFLVLSQLFCCIGVILWSKVESTSKWATFAQFFLFTVGTYSSRLWTAILAIALLFLQCRSLCFVLKLWPYMIAVAWGFPSILATILILVDGNHLPPGKRNPSFQYGNAQAAIAVFLLVMCFIVTVGCLVLHQRYKRRFEKYLTLSRELSNPESDIVVNSTSTANLLANAATNNEENEIRKRSYSSSDEDENPKSGCHSAENCCSQTSPATTVVDIEDLLEKPTSPYTDPNVGGRDMCSSAFSCPTSSRENCQSRVQRYKDQARYALEPLEFTDDIDEHQTLKHTVLLILLLCSMFVGLALSIWTLVMEGMSGIYLELSFLDAFLNFGQSLIVLAVFITDTGELLYPIVIFWRKIWYGANILKLPNWSELSPETRHVCEQFRTHHLENCKKAIAKDKRWRIKIYKKVFYGSDLVNWLIEVGLAKDRLEATNYASRLVDGRVLRHINSVYHFHDKNLLYMFCNRI